In the genome of Calothrix sp. PCC 6303, the window ATAATATAAAAACCATATTAAATACAGAGGCGTCATGGTGTTGTTGGTTAACGATAGAACATTTAATCAAGAAGTTTTACAGTCTCCTGTTCCCGTTTTGGTCAACTTTGAAGCACCTTGGTGTGGTTTGTGCCGAATTATTCATCCGTTGCTATTGCAGTTTCAAGCTCAATGCGATGGAGAGGTTAAGCTGGTTAGAATCAATGCCGATGATAATTTTAAGCTGGCTAACACCTACCGACTAAAATCATTACCAACCTTAATTCTGATCGAGAACGGTGCAGTTAAACAACGTTTAGAAGGATTTCGCGGACGTGATGATTTAAATTCAGCCCTCGCAGAAATTAGAAACTCCTATACCAAATTTGCCAAAAGCTATACTACATCAGAGGCAGCTAGCGTCAGAAAATAACAACGCACGAAGCTGACGAACCATTTCCCCGCATCAGATTTTTTCAGCAAACCCTACGATATTTATCGTTTGATGGGCTGATTCTGAGCTAACTTAGAAGGAGAGTGATTTGTTCTGAGGCTAATTCTCAGTGTACCCAATCTATTTTTGGTCAAAATTTAAGCAACCTATTTTCGAGATACTGATAGGGATGCTAATCAACAGGAACCAACTCAGCCCACAGTTAGCCATCTTCAAGCTGTCCTGTGTACCCAGAGGGTATTCAGAACATCTAACCAAGGACTTGGTGTTAAAATCTAAAGCTTAACTTAATTACCCCGCCTGACTAGTATCAGGTGGGGTATTTTATGTTAGGAAGTGTGTGTCACAATTGTTAGCGGTTCCGACAAATCAATCAAAAAACTTAGAAGTAGGCGTTCAGTGATGGAAGTAATCTATCAATATGCCTGGCTAATTCCGGTGCTGCCGCTACTTGGGGCAATGCTGGTTGGGCTAGGATTAATCTCGTTAAATCAGGCAACTAACCGCCTGCGGCAGCTCAATTCCGCCTTAATTATCTTGCTCATGAGTGCAGCAATGGGGCTGTCGATTGCAATTTTATGGAGCCAAATCCAAGGACATGCAACCTACACGCGGATCTTTGAATGGGCATCGGCAGGTAGCTTTCATCTGAATATGGGCTATACAATTGATCACCTCACAGCGATGATGCTGGTGGTTGTGACAACTGTGGCGACCCTAGTCATGATATATACTGACGGCTACATGGCTCATGATCCTGGTTACGTCAGATTCTATGCCTATCTCAGTCTATTTGGATCCTCAATGTTGGGCTTAGTCATAAGTCCAAATTTGGTACAAATTTATATATTTTGGGAATTGGTAGGGATGTGTTCCTACCTGTTGGTGGGCTTTTGGTATGATCGCAAATCGGCTGCTGATGCCTGTCAAAAAGCTTTTGTCACCAACCGTGTAGGAGACTTTGGTTTACTATTAGGCATTTTGGGGCTGTTCTGGGCAACAGGAAGCTTTGAATTTGGGGTGATGGGAGAAAGATTGGCGGAACTAGTGGCAAACGGTTCTATCAGCAATTTTCTCGCCATTCTATTCGCCATTTTGGTTTTCTTGGGTCCTGTTGCGAAATCTGCCCAATTCCCCTTGCATGTCTGGCTACCCGATGCGATGGAGGGTCCAACCCCAATTTCAGCATTGATTCACGCTGCGACAATGGTGGCAGCTGGGGTGTTTTTGATTGCCCGGATGTATCCGGTATTTGAAAATGTACCAGCGGCAATGAATGTAATTGCCTACACTGGAGCATTTACAGCCTTTTTGGGAGCAACAATTGCTATTACCCAAAACGATATTAAAAAAGGTTTGGCTTATTCCACCATTTCCCAACTGGGTTATATGGTGATGGCAATGGGAGTTGGTGCCTATAGTGCTGGACTTTTCCACCTGATGACCCATGCTTATTTTAAGGCAATGTTATTTTTGGGTTCCGGTTCTGTGATTCACGGCATGGAAGGGGTTGTGGGACATAATCCAGCACTAGCCCAAGATATGCGGTTGATGGGTGGATTGCGGAAATATATGCCAGTTACAGGTTTTACCTTTTTAATTGGTTGTTTGGCAATTTCAGGGATTCCTCCCTTTGCTGGTTTCTGGTCGAAAGATGAGATTCTCGGTGCAGCGTTTGCGGCTAACCCTTTGTTGTGGTTTGTTGGTTATACCACCGCTGGAATTACCGCTTTTTATATGTTCCGGATGTACTTCTCCACTTTTGAAGGGAAATTCCGGGGTAAAGATGAAAAAATCATTAAAAAGCTGCAAGCTGCTGCTACCGTCTTAATCGAAGCTGAAACACCAGCGCCGAATTTTGGTCCCGGTGCCATGAAACATGGCGAATTGGCTGCAACTGCTGCTGGACATGACGATCATGGACATCATGCTGATGAACCCCATGAATCGCCATGGACAATGACTTTCCCCTTGGCGGTTTTGGCAATTCCTTCCATGGCAATTGGTTTATTGGGAACACCCTTTGCCAATTACTTTGAAGAATTTGTCCATTCCCCTAGCGAATCTTTGGCGGAGATAGCCGAAAAAGCTGCTGAATTTAACCCCAACGAATTTTATTTGATGGCGGGTAGTTCGGTGGGTATTTCCTTAATTGGGATTACTTTGGCTTCGTTGATGTATTTAATGCGGAAGATTGACCCGAATGCGATCGCATCCCAAATCAAACCACTATACAATCTCTCTTTGAACAAATGGTATTTCGATGATATCTATCACAAAGTCTTTGTGTTAGGCTTACGTCGTCTTGCCCGTCAAGTTCTGGAAGTGGATTTCCGGGTTGTTGATGGTGCTGTTAACCTCACAGGTTTCTTTACCCTCATTAGTGGTGAAGGTCTCAAATACCTGGAAAATGGTCGCGCCCAATTCTATG includes:
- a CDS encoding thioredoxin family protein, producing the protein MVLLVNDRTFNQEVLQSPVPVLVNFEAPWCGLCRIIHPLLLQFQAQCDGEVKLVRINADDNFKLANTYRLKSLPTLILIENGAVKQRLEGFRGRDDLNSALAEIRNSYTKFAKSYTTSEAASVRK
- a CDS encoding NAD(P)H-quinone oxidoreductase subunit 5, producing the protein MEVIYQYAWLIPVLPLLGAMLVGLGLISLNQATNRLRQLNSALIILLMSAAMGLSIAILWSQIQGHATYTRIFEWASAGSFHLNMGYTIDHLTAMMLVVVTTVATLVMIYTDGYMAHDPGYVRFYAYLSLFGSSMLGLVISPNLVQIYIFWELVGMCSYLLVGFWYDRKSAADACQKAFVTNRVGDFGLLLGILGLFWATGSFEFGVMGERLAELVANGSISNFLAILFAILVFLGPVAKSAQFPLHVWLPDAMEGPTPISALIHAATMVAAGVFLIARMYPVFENVPAAMNVIAYTGAFTAFLGATIAITQNDIKKGLAYSTISQLGYMVMAMGVGAYSAGLFHLMTHAYFKAMLFLGSGSVIHGMEGVVGHNPALAQDMRLMGGLRKYMPVTGFTFLIGCLAISGIPPFAGFWSKDEILGAAFAANPLLWFVGYTTAGITAFYMFRMYFSTFEGKFRGKDEKIIKKLQAAATVLIEAETPAPNFGPGAMKHGELAATAAGHDDHGHHADEPHESPWTMTFPLAVLAIPSMAIGLLGTPFANYFEEFVHSPSESLAEIAEKAAEFNPNEFYLMAGSSVGISLIGITLASLMYLMRKIDPNAIASQIKPLYNLSLNKWYFDDIYHKVFVLGLRRLARQVLEVDFRVVDGAVNLTGFFTLISGEGLKYLENGRAQFYALIIFGAVLGLTIIFGVT